The Desulfovibrio sp. JC010 nucleotide sequence GTCCAAACAGGTTTATTTTCTGATCAGGTGTGTGTTGGCTGCCGTGTTTTTATATGCGGGAGCGGGAAAGCTCACGGATATACAGGGATTCTCCACGGTCATCAGCGGATACGGATTGCTGCCCGGACAATTGAATTACGTAGCGGCACTGGTGCTGCCGCTGGCGGAGATTCTCATTGCTTTTGGACTGCTCTGGGATGTGAAGGGTTCTCTTTCATCATATTCAGTGTTGCTGCTTGTGTTTATGGCTGTACTTGCCCACGGCATCAATATGGGACTGGATGTTGATTGCGGTTGCTTTGCTCCTGATGACCCGGAAGGGGAAGCCTACCACTCCCTGCGTGAGGCCCTGCTGCGTGATGCTTTTCTGCTTTTAGGATGCGGTTATCTTTATCTGATGCGTCGGATGAAGGGGTACCGTTCGCGTTCTATGTTGACTCTGATTGCCCGTTAGAATTCTAAATTTGGAGGATGGTTGAATGAAGATGGTTAGGAATATTTCTGTAATTGCGGCCCTCTGCGCGCTGATGTTTGCAATGACCGGCTGCCTCGGTTCCGATAAATTCGCTCAGGAAGTGGAAAAGGAAAAAGGCGCGGTAAAGCTGCTCAAAGAAGTGCAGCGCGGCGGTTATGACATCATCACCACCCCGGAACTGAAAGCTCTGCTGGATAAGAACAAAGACGTGATTGTTATCGACACCATGCCGTACGAAGCCAGCTACAAAAAAGAACACGTACCCGGCGCCAAGCAGTTCCTGTTCCCCATTCCCGATATGGTTGAGTGGGACGTAAAGGAAACCGACGGCAAGACCAAAGAGCAGTTCATTGAAATGCTCGGACCTGACAAAGACGCACCCATCGTAATCTACTGCGGTTTCGTAAAATGCACCCGCAGCCACAACGGTGCAGCATGGGCCAAGAAGCTCGGCTACACCAACGTTAAGAGATACCCCGGCGGTATCTTCGCATGGAAAGGTGCCAAATACCCCGTCGGTTCCGTAAAATAAGCCATTAGAACTGTATAAAAACGGTTCTCTCCCTGCCCCGGTGCATTGTGTGCCGGGGCTTTTTTGCGTCTTGCAGCGGATTTTTTTTAGTTGCCACAATTTTTACAGGACAGAGAATTTCATGATAAGGAGACACGAAGTCGGGAAAGTTAAAAGAGAATTAAAGTCTACAAATTATGTAAGTTTTGGGGATGCTAGTGCTGCATAAATTTCTACTGACATTAATGTTTTATGCTCTATTGTGCGGTCAGGCGTATGCTGGAGATATTGACCCAGCCATCTTTCTACCCTCTGCCGCTGAAAACATCATCCTAAAAGCACAAGACGGCAGCACCACAAAACGCCGTTGCAAGTCTGTATCTGATGGAAATTTTCATATTGAGGAACGTACAAGACTGGCTGCCGGAAAAATTCAAGAAGGTGTTGATTGGTCGCAATATCCTCCAGATATGCAGCAGATTATGAAAGGAGAAAAAGATATTGTTAATAATTATATCTTGCGGGCTGACGGCCCAAGAATAACCGCTGAAAGTCTGACATTCAAAGGAGAGGGTGACGTTCTTCTTGATTTGCAAAAAAAGCACTGGATTCAGCATGGAAAGTCAAACGGTAAAAAAATCAGGATTAATTGTAAGATTGTAAAGCGGAGCAAGAAAAAAATTTTAGGTAAGTTGCGAACATTGCTGCATGTGGAATTAACTTATGTCGCCGATGGAGCTACGTACAAAGAGTTGAAGATAATTGCTTCGGGTTTATGGGTCATTCATCGGAAAATTATGTGTCCCGGACCACCCACAGTTTTGATTACGCTTGAAGAAGATTTGAATTTCAAATGATTCAAGGCCAGCCTTTCCTGGTCCGGGAAGGCTGGCCTTTCAATTTAATCCTTTACCCTTCAACCCCAACCAATATCCCAGCCGTATCAGTTTCTTTTGAAAACTGCTTACCCACGATACGGCAGGTCAATTCCAGATCGACTCCGGTATGGCTGCGGCATGCTTCCATCAGTTCGCGGATGCCTTCCCCTTCTTTACTGAATGAGTTCAGCATGGCCGGACTAACCATGAATAAACGGTCTCTGCTGTTGATCTCGTATGTGGAGCAGGGCGGCAGGCCAAGGCCGAGGCTGCCGAGATTTCCGCTTTGTCTTTCGATAAGGATGTGGGCTTTGTCTGCGCGCATCAGGATTACGGGGAGCGAACCGGAGTTGACCACGGTCACGGTTCCGTCTTCACGGTCAATGTGAATGTAGCTGGCCGTGAGTCCGCTTTCACTGTTTTGGCGGGAAGTCAGGGCGGCTCCTATGTTGCGCACGGTTTCGGAAGGGCTGAAAAGCGGCCCGGTATTTTCTGCCAGCAGGGCTTTTATTTTTTCCTGCATGATCACCGACCAATCGCCTGTGCTGTTGAGCAGAAAATGGCTTTCACTTTTGTTGTTCAGGACTACGGTTTCATAAATGAATTGCCCAGCTGACGGCGGGGATGCCGGGAAAGTACACCTTGCCCCGGCTGGTGGGAAAGCTGTTTCGTTTATGCGTAGCGGGGTATCTTGCAGAGCTGCTCTCTGCATCTGTCTGGCGCAGGAGTTCAGCTTGAGGTGCAGCTTTATGCGATTGATGACCTCTTTGTATTCAAAGGGTTTGACAATGAAGTCCACGGCCCCGGCGTCATAGCCGCGTGAGGTGTTGCTCTCGTCATCAAGGGCACTGAGAAAGATGATGGGTATTTCAGATGTTTCCGGTGAAATCCGCAATACTGCCGCGCATTCGAAGCCGTTTTCATCAGGCATCATGATGTCCAGCAGAATCAGGTCGGGCTGTTCCTGCTCGGCCAGTTCTCTGCCGGTGCGCCCATTACCTGCGGTCAGGATGTTGTAGCCCTGTTGTTTCAATACAATTTCAAGGAATTCAAGATTGAAGGGCTCATCATCTATAATGAGAATGGTAGGTATATTATTTGGCTGGATGGGCATTTTGCTGAATCCTTTGCGTGTCTGGGTGGCTGTTGAGTGTTATGTTTCTGAAAAAAGGATTTAAACAGAAAAATAGTCACGGTCTAATGACGGCCGGTGTATATTATTCGTATTTTGCCGTTGCTAAGAAAGTTATAGTTGCGTTAGATTGTTGCATCATTTTAAACTTACAACTTTTTATCAGCAGGAGTTGACGACATGCTTATCGGTATCCCTAAAGAAGTTAAAACCATGGAGAACAGGGTTTCCATGACCCCCGGTGCGGTAGAAGCCTTTGTCCGCCGCGGCCATTCAGTGCTGGTGGAAAAAGGGGCCGGACTCGGTTCCGGGCTTTCCGATCAGGAATATATTGATGCGGGCGCGAAAATGGGGTCCGTGGATGACGCATGGGCTGCGGAAATGGTCATCAAGGTTAAAGAACCCATTGCTTCCGAATACAAATATCTTCGTGAAGACCTCCTGCTGTTCACCTATCTGCACCTTGCTGCGGACGAGCCTTTGACCAAAGCCCTGCTTGAATCCGGTACCACCGGGGTGGCCTATGAAACCGTGCAGCTTCCGGACGGCTCCCTGCCCCTCTTGACCCCCATGAGTGAGGTCGCCGGACGTCTGGCCGCACAGGAAGGTGCTTTGCACCTTGAAAAAACCAAGGGCGGGCGCGGTGTGCTCATGGGCGGTGTGCCCGGTGTGGCACCGGCTAAAGTCATGGTCATCGGCGGCGGCGTGGTCGGCACCAACGCAGCCAAGATTGCATCCGGCATGGGCGCGAAAGTTACCATCTTCGACGTGAGCCACGCC carries:
- a CDS encoding MauE/DoxX family redox-associated membrane protein encodes the protein MVDKLMSKQVYFLIRCVLAAVFLYAGAGKLTDIQGFSTVISGYGLLPGQLNYVAALVLPLAEILIAFGLLWDVKGSLSSYSVLLLVFMAVLAHGINMGLDVDCGCFAPDDPEGEAYHSLREALLRDAFLLLGCGYLYLMRRMKGYRSRSMLTLIAR
- a CDS encoding rhodanese-like domain-containing protein; the encoded protein is MKMVRNISVIAALCALMFAMTGCLGSDKFAQEVEKEKGAVKLLKEVQRGGYDIITTPELKALLDKNKDVIVIDTMPYEASYKKEHVPGAKQFLFPIPDMVEWDVKETDGKTKEQFIEMLGPDKDAPIVIYCGFVKCTRSHNGAAWAKKLGYTNVKRYPGGIFAWKGAKYPVGSVK
- a CDS encoding response regulator produces the protein MPIQPNNIPTILIIDDEPFNLEFLEIVLKQQGYNILTAGNGRTGRELAEQEQPDLILLDIMMPDENGFECAAVLRISPETSEIPIIFLSALDDESNTSRGYDAGAVDFIVKPFEYKEVINRIKLHLKLNSCARQMQRAALQDTPLRINETAFPPAGARCTFPASPPSAGQFIYETVVLNNKSESHFLLNSTGDWSVIMQEKIKALLAENTGPLFSPSETVRNIGAALTSRQNSESGLTASYIHIDREDGTVTVVNSGSLPVILMRADKAHILIERQSGNLGSLGLGLPPCSTYEINSRDRLFMVSPAMLNSFSKEGEGIRELMEACRSHTGVDLELTCRIVGKQFSKETDTAGILVGVEG
- the ald gene encoding alanine dehydrogenase — protein: MLIGIPKEVKTMENRVSMTPGAVEAFVRRGHSVLVEKGAGLGSGLSDQEYIDAGAKMGSVDDAWAAEMVIKVKEPIASEYKYLREDLLLFTYLHLAADEPLTKALLESGTTGVAYETVQLPDGSLPLLTPMSEVAGRLAAQEGALHLEKTKGGRGVLMGGVPGVAPAKVMVIGGGVVGTNAAKIASGMGAKVTIFDVSHARLQYLDDVFNGRITTMTSTEPNIRAGVAEADLVIGAVLIPGAKAPNLVTRGMLSTMKEGAVIVDVAVDQGGCVETIKPTTHSDPTYVVDGVVHYGVANMPGAVPRTSTFALVNQTLPYALQLADKGLGALRENPCLKLGLNTMKGKLTYAAVGEAFGIDSVAPDEALG